One part of the Saprospiraceae bacterium genome encodes these proteins:
- a CDS encoding trypsin-like peptidase domain-containing protein, whose product MKNFISNLLPGIAGGALVLGSFLWYHSNTTHSISDRSYTHQVNEAIPVTVGPDFSIAAEKALNVVVQINAQESEKLARQKMEENNPFGNHPFFREFELRGFGFLNPYQQQKKGSGSGVIYSNDGYIVTNNHVVEFADDVEVILKDGRKFKAKKIGTDPRTDLAVLKIEASNLLVLPLANSDAIKVGEWVLAVGNPFGYLTSTVTAGIISAKGRDLNLLDNQEDSEYYNPYGMQNNRPIQGIEEYLQTDAAVNPGNSGGALVDVMGRLVGINSAIASKTGYYAGYSFAIPSNLMRKIIQELIDHGSFDRGRFGVGVVNVDEELKKEMNLNINNGVLITELEDKGSAKFAGLLPNDIIIEINNKPIKTVEDLQKVVALTKIGETLYTKIIRDGQPKEIPVKIKKMI is encoded by the coding sequence ATGAAAAATTTCATCTCTAATTTACTTCCGGGTATTGCAGGAGGAGCTTTGGTTTTGGGAAGTTTTTTATGGTATCATTCCAATACGACCCATTCCATCTCCGATCGCAGTTATACACATCAAGTTAATGAAGCAATTCCTGTTACTGTAGGTCCAGATTTTTCAATTGCCGCTGAAAAAGCACTCAATGTAGTGGTCCAGATTAACGCTCAGGAAAGTGAAAAGCTGGCAAGGCAAAAAATGGAGGAAAACAACCCTTTTGGAAATCATCCTTTTTTTAGGGAATTTGAACTTCGAGGTTTTGGATTTTTAAATCCTTACCAACAACAGAAAAAAGGGAGCGGTAGTGGTGTTATTTATTCTAATGATGGATATATCGTTACAAATAATCATGTGGTTGAATTTGCAGACGATGTAGAAGTTATTTTGAAAGATGGCAGAAAATTTAAAGCAAAAAAAATTGGTACTGACCCAAGAACAGATTTAGCGGTATTAAAAATTGAAGCAAGCAATTTACTGGTACTTCCGCTTGCAAATTCCGATGCGATCAAAGTAGGTGAATGGGTATTGGCAGTTGGAAATCCATTTGGATATTTAACATCAACTGTTACCGCAGGTATTATAAGTGCAAAAGGACGTGATTTAAATTTACTTGATAATCAAGAAGATAGTGAATATTATAATCCATATGGAATGCAAAATAATCGTCCAATACAGGGTATTGAAGAATATCTTCAAACAGACGCTGCAGTCAATCCAGGCAATAGTGGAGGCGCTTTGGTAGATGTCATGGGTAGATTGGTAGGCATTAACTCAGCGATTGCTTCAAAAACAGGATATTATGCCGGATATTCTTTTGCAATTCCTTCAAATCTGATGCGTAAAATAATTCAGGAATTAATTGATCATGGTTCATTTGATAGAGGACGGTTTGGAGTAGGGGTTGTAAATGTTGATGAAGAATTAAAGAAAGAAATGAACTTAAATATAAATAATGGCGTTCTAATTACAGAACTTGAAGACAAAGGGTCTGCAAAATTTGCCGGATTATTACCTAATGATATTATCATAGAAATAAATAATAAACCGATAAAAACTGTGGAGGATTTACAAAAAGTTGTAGCTTTGACCAAGATTGGCGAGACACTTTACACCAAGATCATCCGAGATGGTCAACCTAAAGAGATACCCGTCAAAATTAAAAAAATGATATAA